The following are from one region of the Leptospira selangorensis genome:
- a CDS encoding LA_3751/LA_3752 family putative glycosyltransferase: MSFSLKKFDYNLLAIGASILFILIFIFKIHPESILVSDNQRKMIQAQALIDSNFQSESSTCPALKDLGQCSYFHRGRGDLPTRVVGVFPVAFSLVASIFGLLGNYSLLYYMSLILFLISISILKFRSGVSWIGILALTLGPCFFHSMAFPDYAITFLLTTILVSFYDKPASSFLVNGLVGFLCGLAIFFRPENIFLPFFLGAFQLIDFFLNRNSNDKEDFDKSRLVILICSGLAVITFVIVNYSLYDSVLGTRIAGNSQKLLTQERNKTLSLLLFANGRIGFLLFSPWIILAFFLFVLKFRTMEKKFKFLLMASFFSLVAIVLFAPNDANLDWGTRYLSWISVPIVLLTFSENSKKLLLEFGRKIKISAITLLCLSIAVSLIYMTVQIQYSKAFIKYNTWLKNQKTEITVVQQPNIEILYGQEILHRKVLFPDRREDPKKFVQFITPKVSIIDLVRYEPSTTALLESYGAPPEEEDYVPGSDYRLEQEFKQNGWKEVSKQRLEKVEIVTLER, from the coding sequence ATGTCGTTTTCCTTAAAAAAATTTGATTATAATCTTTTAGCTATCGGTGCTAGTATTCTTTTCATTCTAATATTTATTTTTAAAATCCATCCAGAGTCAATTTTGGTATCAGATAACCAACGTAAAATGATACAAGCGCAAGCCCTCATTGATTCGAACTTCCAATCTGAATCCTCTACTTGTCCTGCCTTAAAAGATCTAGGCCAATGCTCTTATTTTCATAGAGGGAGAGGAGATTTACCTACCCGAGTTGTTGGGGTCTTTCCCGTCGCCTTTTCTTTGGTTGCCTCGATCTTTGGGCTGCTTGGAAATTATAGCCTTTTGTATTACATGTCTCTTATACTTTTTCTGATAAGTATATCGATCTTGAAATTTCGATCCGGTGTCAGTTGGATTGGAATATTAGCTTTAACGCTTGGGCCCTGCTTTTTCCATTCCATGGCATTTCCAGATTATGCGATCACTTTTTTACTAACTACTATATTAGTTTCTTTTTACGACAAGCCAGCTTCTTCCTTTCTAGTAAATGGTTTGGTCGGATTTTTATGCGGTTTAGCTATCTTCTTCCGCCCTGAAAACATTTTTTTACCCTTTTTCTTAGGTGCTTTTCAACTGATAGATTTCTTTTTAAATCGTAATTCCAATGATAAGGAAGATTTCGATAAAAGCCGTCTCGTTATACTCATATGCTCCGGACTAGCGGTTATTACATTCGTGATCGTCAATTATTCTTTATATGATTCTGTATTAGGTACACGTATCGCTGGAAATTCGCAAAAACTTTTGACCCAAGAAAGAAATAAGACTCTATCCCTCTTACTTTTTGCCAATGGAAGAATCGGTTTTCTATTATTCTCTCCTTGGATCATCCTCGCCTTCTTCCTTTTCGTCTTAAAATTTCGGACTATGGAAAAGAAGTTCAAATTCCTTTTAATGGCCTCTTTTTTTTCTCTCGTTGCAATTGTATTGTTCGCGCCAAATGATGCTAATCTTGACTGGGGAACACGTTATCTTTCTTGGATCAGTGTACCGATCGTCTTACTTACTTTTTCAGAAAACTCTAAGAAACTTTTACTTGAGTTTGGACGAAAAATTAAAATCAGCGCAATAACACTACTTTGTTTAAGTATAGCAGTTTCCTTAATATACATGACTGTTCAGATCCAGTATTCAAAAGCATTCATAAAATACAATACTTGGCTCAAGAATCAAAAAACCGAGATTACCGTTGTTCAACAGCCAAACATTGAAATTTTATACGGCCAAGAAATTTTGCACAGAAAAGTTTTATTTCCAGATAGAAGAGAAGATCCAAAAAAATTTGTGCAATTTATAACCCCAAAAGTTTCCATTATCGACCTAGTTCGTTATGAACCATCTACAACTGCTTTACTCGAATCCTATGGAGCCCCTCCTGAGGAAGAAGATTACGTACCTGGTTCAGACTATCGATTAGAACAGGAATTCAAACAAAATGGTTGGAAAGAAGTTTCCAAGCAAAGACTTGAGAAGGTGGAAATCGTGACGTTGGAAAGGTAG
- a CDS encoding LamG domain-containing protein, whose product MRILIFAILLPFYFINCGTYLLLTNQEQKDKHAFLDLVQLTLLDSSIGLVHYWPLDGDTRDIVGGLDLTTVSGTPTLTADRFGFPGKAYYYDGLGGYHQSSAQGPLFFDGTVSSFTVSAWVKGKYPPGNNGNEFMFLSQGSGLGLQLYALTAGSCSGRLRAFTNNGGSGDVDVGTDCGEYPEDVWYHMVFTWDIQRLTASLYVNNVLVNSGTFGVNRPWATNNFFQLGLSNISSQLFEGSIDDVRIYNRAVFPVSSL is encoded by the coding sequence ATGCGAATCCTGATTTTTGCAATTCTACTCCCCTTCTACTTTATAAACTGCGGAACTTATCTTCTCTTAACAAACCAAGAACAAAAAGACAAACATGCGTTTTTAGATTTAGTCCAACTCACTTTATTGGATTCTTCCATCGGACTAGTCCATTATTGGCCGTTAGACGGAGATACTCGAGATATAGTAGGCGGTTTAGACCTAACAACCGTAAGTGGAACCCCTACATTAACTGCGGATCGATTCGGATTTCCTGGAAAAGCATATTATTATGATGGCTTAGGAGGCTATCACCAATCCTCTGCGCAAGGGCCTCTCTTTTTCGACGGGACAGTTTCCTCATTCACGGTCAGCGCTTGGGTAAAGGGGAAATATCCTCCCGGAAACAACGGGAACGAATTCATGTTTTTAAGCCAAGGTTCGGGATTAGGTCTTCAATTATATGCGCTGACCGCAGGTTCTTGTAGCGGAAGACTTAGAGCTTTCACGAATAACGGAGGTTCAGGAGATGTGGATGTCGGCACTGATTGCGGAGAATATCCTGAAGATGTTTGGTATCATATGGTCTTCACTTGGGATATCCAAAGATTAACCGCTTCTTTATATGTGAATAACGTCTTAGTGAACTCCGGAACTTTCGGAGTAAATCGTCCGTGGGCTACGAACAACTTTTTCCAATTGGGTCTATCCAACATATCTTCTCAACTTTTTGAAGGAAGTATCGACGATGTGAGGATTTATAATAGAGCGGTTTTTCCAGTTTCGAGTTTATAA
- a CDS encoding alpha/beta hydrolase, translating into MYDIPLVQLGPVKAARIPGDPQGPYVIFMHGYGANAFDLLPLYSYMDVPEGTNFIFPDGILEVPIAPGYNGKAWFPIDMEALQRAMVAGGSRELFERYPAGLAEAKQKVEEMIQALDVPMDRIILGGFSQGSMLATEITLKAEKKPKGLVILSGTLLDETHWSQYAKQTPGYKFFQSHGRMDPVLGYPAAKRLETVLKDAGWVGELLAFPGGHEIPEIVLHGMNRYLRELFE; encoded by the coding sequence ATGTATGATATCCCACTTGTCCAATTAGGTCCCGTTAAAGCAGCACGCATTCCTGGTGATCCGCAAGGTCCCTATGTCATCTTTATGCATGGTTACGGTGCAAACGCGTTCGACCTTCTTCCTTTGTATTCATATATGGACGTTCCTGAGGGCACGAATTTTATTTTTCCGGATGGGATCTTAGAAGTCCCGATCGCACCGGGTTATAATGGTAAGGCTTGGTTCCCTATCGATATGGAAGCATTACAAAGGGCAATGGTTGCGGGAGGTTCTAGGGAACTTTTCGAACGTTATCCGGCCGGTCTGGCAGAGGCCAAACAAAAGGTAGAAGAGATGATCCAGGCCTTGGATGTCCCAATGGATCGTATTATCTTGGGTGGTTTTTCGCAAGGATCCATGCTTGCGACTGAGATTACCCTTAAGGCAGAGAAAAAGCCCAAAGGTCTTGTCATTCTGTCGGGAACTTTATTGGATGAAACTCATTGGTCCCAATATGCAAAACAAACTCCGGGCTATAAATTTTTTCAAAGTCATGGTAGAATGGACCCTGTGCTTGGTTATCCCGCCGCAAAAAGATTAGAAACAGTGTTAAAAGATGCAGGCTGGGTAGGTGAGCTACTGGCATTTCCGGGTGGACATGAAATCCCGGAGATAGTATTACACGGTATGAACCGCTATTTGCGAGAACTGTTCGAATGA
- a CDS encoding DUF1554 domain-containing protein, translating to MRTKQVFLLFTICFSAFLVSCAIKSENSGDPNTQAYYENAIINCFISGCDKELIITGGNSLPEGGSLVLSISLVHKPDTSATYNFSSSNPAIASVSPSSLIFTPSNYNIPQTLTITGTSDDSDSTDNSIVISILTPNSETIPYSILQKDNDKFLFATNATYAGNFGSGGFADFVCQNEANNLFGSGLPSGTYKTFAVAGTWRRAMPSKIDWVLLPNKDYIDFAGGTFVKAFATDANALFSFGTGSGISATAAGYWTGLQTDWTTANTCQGWTSNNSIDQGNFASSGDPNVGGISAGTPDFCNLAKSVVCVQQ from the coding sequence ATGCGTACCAAGCAGGTTTTTTTACTATTTACGATCTGCTTTTCGGCCTTTCTGGTTTCTTGTGCGATCAAATCCGAAAATTCCGGAGATCCAAACACACAAGCATATTATGAAAATGCGATTATTAATTGTTTTATCAGTGGATGCGATAAAGAGCTTATTATTACCGGAGGGAATTCTCTGCCAGAGGGAGGTTCTTTAGTTCTATCTATTTCTTTAGTTCATAAGCCTGATACTTCTGCGACATATAATTTTTCCAGTAGTAACCCTGCAATAGCTTCTGTTTCTCCATCAAGTCTGATATTCACTCCTTCCAATTATAATATTCCTCAAACCTTGACTATAACAGGAACTTCGGATGATTCGGATTCTACTGATAATTCCATTGTGATCTCTATCCTTACTCCAAACTCGGAGACAATTCCATATTCAATATTACAAAAGGATAATGATAAATTCTTATTTGCTACAAATGCGACCTATGCTGGAAATTTTGGATCCGGTGGTTTTGCGGATTTTGTTTGTCAAAATGAAGCGAACAATTTGTTCGGCAGCGGACTTCCTTCCGGAACTTACAAAACTTTTGCAGTCGCAGGGACTTGGAGAAGGGCGATGCCTTCCAAGATTGATTGGGTTTTACTTCCGAATAAAGATTATATAGATTTTGCCGGCGGTACTTTTGTGAAAGCATTTGCAACGGATGCAAATGCATTATTTTCATTCGGCACTGGAAGCGGGATAAGTGCCACTGCCGCAGGATATTGGACCGGTTTACAAACCGATTGGACTACTGCAAATACATGTCAAGGTTGGACTTCTAATAACTCTATTGACCAAGGAAATTTTGCCAGTTCTGGCGATCCAAACGTGGGTGGAATATCCGCTGGAACTCCGGACTTCTGTAATTTGGCGAAATCAGTAGTATGCGTTCAGCAATAA
- a CDS encoding phosphate signaling complex PhoU family protein: MASKFDYLRKNLYAMAELCLEQVLILDDAIEQENPDLAKQVIERDDLIDSLEKQNDNLSQNAILEAIANRNLLGMDQIDGEVILKKDPLRFALSSIRINRSLERMGDQIVNCATCYRRGLLPKGFFRQEEILDKMLSRVVTLVGMAVESLVEEKNRFYGSVHTVEEELNNLCHAAFLKFVLDPRLDKNQFADLYRMILGIERAGDYAVNIAEELVRLNTGMDIRHLSDPVQVTEKTKVS; this comes from the coding sequence ATGGCTTCCAAGTTCGACTACCTCCGTAAAAATCTATACGCAATGGCGGAGCTATGTTTGGAACAAGTCCTGATCTTGGACGACGCAATCGAACAGGAAAATCCCGATCTTGCTAAACAAGTAATCGAAAGAGACGATCTGATCGATAGTTTGGAAAAACAAAACGATAACCTCTCTCAAAATGCGATCTTAGAAGCGATCGCAAACCGTAACTTACTCGGGATGGACCAAATCGATGGAGAAGTTATACTCAAAAAAGATCCGCTTAGATTTGCACTTTCTTCCATTCGTATCAACAGAAGTTTAGAAAGAATGGGGGACCAGATCGTAAACTGTGCCACCTGCTATAGAAGAGGACTTCTTCCTAAAGGGTTTTTCAGACAGGAAGAAATTTTAGACAAGATGCTCTCCAGAGTAGTTACACTTGTGGGAATGGCAGTAGAATCCTTAGTAGAAGAGAAAAACAGATTTTATGGTTCGGTTCATACCGTAGAGGAAGAACTGAATAATCTATGTCATGCAGCATTCTTAAAATTCGTATTGGATCCGAGATTGGATAAAAATCAATTCGCGGACTTATACAGGATGATCTTAGGGATAGAAAGAGCCGGAGACTATGCGGTAAACATCGCAGAAGAGCTGGTTCGATTGAATACAGGTATGGACATTCGTCATCTTTCCGATCCGGTCCAGGTCACCGAAAAAACGAAAGTTTCTTAA
- a CDS encoding MAPEG family protein codes for MFSSLFPLIAFTAWTILLVLIVVSFRTAQVLAGTKKSNEFPAWIQHGSDLYWRIHRAHLNCVEGLPVFAVLVLTFILSGYQNDTFDLLAWIVFGARILQTSAHLSGGGVWNVNVRFTGFIIQYLCFAAMLVILVRSIL; via the coding sequence ATGTTTAGTTCTCTATTTCCATTAATCGCTTTTACTGCCTGGACCATTCTACTTGTACTCATAGTAGTATCTTTTAGAACAGCACAGGTATTGGCAGGCACCAAAAAATCAAATGAGTTCCCTGCTTGGATACAACACGGTTCCGATCTGTACTGGAGGATCCACCGAGCTCATTTAAACTGTGTAGAAGGTCTTCCGGTTTTTGCAGTTTTAGTTTTAACCTTTATACTTTCAGGATACCAAAACGATACTTTCGATCTTCTCGCGTGGATCGTATTCGGAGCACGGATCCTACAAACAAGCGCTCATTTAAGCGGAGGCGGGGTTTGGAATGTGAACGTAAGATTTACCGGATTTATAATCCAATATCTTTGTTTCGCTGCAATGTTAGTGATATTAGTACGTTCCATTCTTTAA
- a CDS encoding imelysin family protein: MNLKSAKKHYKSIIILSLISCFSLVGCEGGSGSNTGALAFLFSSGADYTKVLKYSGTNVVLPSLLALKNDTATLETKALAYYTSQNPTTLGELQNAWKAAHVSLKRVEVFYFGPGTYPSTKNYYVKMDAFETISARPLWTYVNKMITNTAACATTNPMTSTDLASCSVIYKGFESLEMLIFSSDGLASTIDDATSINSVNTAGSRRLEYLKSLAQLINQDANSLYNSWDPSGENFLGNFIAGNGSYFPNQGVAFDTYVQSLGNIVYQIWDGKLGGPACLTPGCSTNPNPKSTEATFSRNAYQDLYENLLGLELGYQGNPADTDAVTLSTMIQAQNSQLDTDIKAAIAALKSAINTSNDLYAQIDTDGASVGTSINTNVKPIYNLATTLKVLFNVDAFSALGVPSLPPAADGD, from the coding sequence ATGAATCTCAAATCTGCGAAAAAACATTATAAAAGTATAATTATCTTATCATTAATCTCCTGTTTTTCCTTAGTCGGTTGCGAAGGAGGATCAGGCTCTAATACGGGAGCGCTGGCCTTTTTATTCTCCTCAGGTGCGGATTATACTAAAGTGTTAAAATATTCCGGAACGAATGTGGTTCTACCGAGCTTGCTCGCTCTTAAGAATGACACCGCTACCTTAGAAACCAAGGCTTTAGCTTATTATACCTCTCAGAACCCCACAACCTTGGGGGAATTGCAAAACGCCTGGAAAGCGGCTCATGTTTCCTTGAAAAGAGTAGAAGTTTTCTATTTCGGTCCGGGAACCTATCCTTCTACTAAGAACTATTACGTTAAAATGGATGCTTTCGAGACTATTTCCGCGAGACCTTTATGGACTTACGTAAATAAAATGATCACGAATACCGCAGCTTGTGCGACTACAAATCCTATGACTAGTACGGATTTAGCTTCATGTTCCGTGATATATAAGGGATTCGAATCCTTGGAAATGCTTATCTTCTCTTCCGACGGTCTTGCAAGCACGATCGACGATGCAACTTCGATTAATTCAGTCAACACTGCAGGTTCTAGAAGATTAGAATATCTTAAATCACTCGCTCAATTGATCAATCAGGATGCGAATAGTTTGTATAATTCTTGGGATCCTTCTGGGGAGAATTTCTTAGGAAATTTTATCGCAGGAAACGGATCTTATTTTCCCAACCAAGGAGTCGCGTTCGATACGTACGTTCAATCCTTGGGAAATATAGTGTACCAAATCTGGGACGGGAAATTAGGAGGGCCGGCTTGTTTAACACCTGGATGTTCTACAAATCCGAATCCTAAATCCACAGAGGCCACCTTCTCAAGGAATGCCTATCAAGATCTATACGAAAATCTTTTAGGTTTAGAACTAGGATACCAGGGAAATCCGGCGGATACGGATGCCGTTACTCTTTCTACGATGATCCAAGCTCAAAATTCTCAATTGGATACGGATATCAAAGCCGCAATTGCCGCTTTAAAATCGGCGATCAATACTTCTAATGATTTGTACGCTCAAATAGATACTGACGGAGCTTCGGTAGGGACAAGTATCAATACGAATGTAAAACCGATATACAACCTAGCTACCACACTAAAAGTCCTTTTTAACGTGGACGCGTTTTCCGCATTAGGCGTTCCAAGTCTTCCTCCGGCAGCAGACGGAGACTAA
- a CDS encoding di-heme oxidoredictase family protein produces MNCDKNKGPRKNGDHKKHQIDPKGSILFLIIALLSLGCDPSNGNNTMALLAALNSANGSVDPGEEYSGGYTTNFVSNAFSFDIRAANLRSGGATKFNKGNSFFNIPWVSEGSSSPAGLGPTFNTNSCQNCHQGDGRGAPPSSGSLNNFPGILVRLSQNGSNSTTGGPIGLDNYGLQLNHKGLGCNPAVYDSNFNCDTGSGSITGSNFTPPEGAASVSYGSIAAPNYPSGSTTYPEGTNVTLSQPTYTFTWNPLFGDPTSSVNGFNFSPRTAPMIPGLGLLQAIPESTILGWADPSDSDGDGISGKVNMVWDTFTSSKVLGRFGWKANEPSLFQQNQGAFLGDMGITSPLFPTDNCPSTQTACITNSAGTDGIEISANLVDAVVFYSMLVGVPSRRNITDTDVVAGKALFTSVGCAGCHKPYVQTGFVSGFPEISYQHIKPYTDLLLHDMGPGLADGRPDFDASGQEWRTPPLWGLGLIQTVNGHLRLLHDGRANGIEEAILWHGGEADTARGNFQSLTAAQRQQLITFLESL; encoded by the coding sequence ATGAACTGTGATAAAAACAAAGGTCCCCGCAAAAACGGGGACCATAAAAAACACCAAATCGATCCAAAAGGATCGATCTTATTTCTTATAATCGCGTTACTCTCACTTGGATGTGATCCTTCTAACGGAAATAACACGATGGCTTTGTTAGCCGCTTTAAATTCTGCTAATGGTTCAGTGGATCCAGGTGAAGAATATTCCGGCGGTTATACTACGAACTTCGTTTCAAATGCGTTTTCATTCGATATTCGTGCCGCAAATTTAAGATCAGGAGGAGCTACCAAGTTCAATAAAGGAAACTCCTTCTTCAATATCCCTTGGGTTTCAGAAGGAAGTAGCTCACCTGCAGGACTCGGGCCTACTTTTAATACCAACTCTTGCCAAAATTGCCATCAAGGCGACGGTAGAGGAGCTCCTCCTTCTTCGGGTTCTTTGAATAATTTCCCTGGAATTTTAGTCCGTCTTTCTCAAAACGGTTCCAATTCCACTACGGGCGGCCCCATAGGTCTGGACAATTATGGTCTTCAATTGAACCATAAAGGTTTGGGCTGTAATCCGGCGGTTTATGATTCCAATTTCAATTGTGATACAGGAAGTGGAAGTATCACAGGCTCTAATTTCACTCCTCCGGAAGGAGCTGCCTCGGTATCTTATGGTTCCATCGCTGCTCCCAATTATCCGAGCGGAAGCACGACCTATCCGGAAGGAACTAACGTAACCCTAAGTCAACCCACTTACACTTTTACTTGGAACCCTCTGTTCGGAGATCCTACTTCTTCCGTAAACGGCTTTAACTTCTCTCCAAGAACCGCTCCTATGATCCCAGGCTTAGGTCTTTTACAAGCGATCCCTGAAAGCACTATATTAGGCTGGGCGGATCCAAGCGATTCGGATGGAGATGGTATATCAGGAAAAGTGAATATGGTTTGGGATACTTTCACCAGTTCCAAAGTCCTGGGAAGATTCGGCTGGAAAGCAAACGAACCTAGTTTGTTCCAACAGAATCAAGGAGCATTTTTAGGTGATATGGGAATCACTAGTCCTTTATTCCCTACGGATAATTGTCCTTCTACTCAAACTGCATGCATTACGAATTCTGCAGGAACCGATGGCATCGAAATTTCCGCAAATCTTGTGGATGCAGTCGTATTCTATAGCATGTTAGTTGGAGTTCCTTCCAGAAGAAATATTACGGATACTGATGTAGTCGCAGGAAAAGCTCTTTTTACAAGTGTGGGTTGTGCAGGTTGTCATAAGCCTTATGTTCAAACGGGATTTGTTTCCGGATTTCCGGAAATTTCCTACCAGCATATCAAACCGTATACTGATCTATTACTTCACGATATGGGCCCTGGGTTAGCCGACGGGAGACCAGATTTCGATGCTAGTGGCCAGGAATGGAGAACTCCTCCTCTTTGGGGGTTGGGCCTGATCCAAACTGTAAACGGACATTTAAGACTTCTACATGATGGAAGAGCAAACGGGATTGAAGAAGCAATCCTATGGCATGGAGGAGAAGCAGACACGGCTCGCGGGAATTTCCAAAGCCTGACTGCGGCTCAGAGACAACAACTAATCACATTCTTAGAATCCCTATAA
- a CDS encoding imelysin family protein has translation MRNIHTKIFSILFSVILFGSLISCGGPGSDNSAAALLGLDIPASATKTEALTRYADLAYESYNQAATDAASLLTALTTFTTTPNETNLTAARNAWVVARSSYLVTEAFRFSDGPIDGTTGHCGAPGGSDYSGTDDCEGAINAWPLDEVVIDNYISSLSSTPTFANIYAKNGDSTLASGSEGDTEKVVMTGYHAIEYLLWGQDNTSSGDNTVPGQRPATDFSGSGIPSYRRAYILAVTQGLIGHLQQVRDQWDPAVTSGTYRTDTFLTSGNTDTSLGLVFTGLTSFMVQEWGGDRLSGVDSELQEDEHSCFSDTTKADFYYDAQGVYNIWTGNYSIKKGVNISTGAGLVNLLSSKNQGSVTSQIESARDTFCINLDNETTDPNYTTSCPGGSLSHRYDQVIMHPADSQHSVLENVGLLINTTLAQNVVRAKNVLGL, from the coding sequence ATGCGGAACATCCACACAAAAATTTTTTCAATTCTGTTCAGTGTTATTCTGTTCGGTTCCCTGATTTCTTGCGGGGGTCCAGGCAGTGATAATTCAGCCGCGGCGCTTTTAGGTTTGGATATTCCAGCCAGCGCAACTAAAACAGAAGCACTTACACGTTATGCTGATCTTGCTTATGAATCTTATAACCAAGCAGCAACGGATGCAGCAAGCTTACTTACCGCTCTTACAACTTTTACTACTACTCCCAACGAAACGAATCTGACTGCAGCCAGAAACGCATGGGTCGTAGCAAGATCCAGTTACTTAGTTACGGAAGCTTTCCGTTTCAGCGATGGTCCAATCGACGGAACTACAGGTCATTGTGGAGCTCCCGGCGGTTCCGATTATTCCGGAACTGACGACTGTGAAGGTGCGATTAACGCATGGCCATTGGACGAGGTAGTTATAGACAATTATATTAGTAGCTTATCTTCCACCCCTACTTTTGCAAATATCTATGCCAAAAACGGAGATTCTACCTTAGCTTCCGGTAGCGAAGGCGACACTGAGAAAGTGGTCATGACAGGTTATCATGCAATCGAATATCTTCTTTGGGGACAAGACAATACAAGCAGTGGAGACAACACTGTTCCAGGGCAAAGACCAGCAACCGATTTTTCAGGAAGTGGAATCCCTAGTTATAGAAGAGCTTATATTTTGGCGGTTACCCAAGGTTTGATCGGTCATTTACAACAAGTTAGAGACCAATGGGATCCTGCAGTCACTTCGGGCACTTATAGAACAGATACTTTCTTAACTTCCGGAAATACTGACACTTCTTTAGGGTTAGTATTCACTGGTCTTACTTCATTCATGGTTCAGGAATGGGGAGGAGATCGTTTATCAGGCGTAGATAGCGAACTTCAAGAAGATGAACATTCCTGTTTCAGTGATACAACTAAAGCGGACTTCTATTATGATGCACAAGGTGTCTATAATATCTGGACCGGAAATTACAGCATCAAGAAAGGTGTAAATATCAGCACAGGTGCCGGACTAGTTAATCTTCTAAGCAGCAAAAACCAAGGCTCGGTCACTTCCCAAATTGAAAGTGCAAGAGATACGTTCTGCATCAATCTTGATAATGAGACTACTGATCCCAACTATACCACTTCTTGTCCAGGCGGAAGTTTATCTCACCGTTACGATCAAGTGATTATGCATCCTGCAGATAGCCAGCATAGCGTTTTAGAAAATGTAGGCTTACTGATCAATACTACATTGGCTCAAAACGTAGTCAGAGCGAAGAATGTTTTAGGACTCTAA